The genomic stretch TGGCCATACCGGAAAGAAGGACAGATTCACAAACCTGTGTTGTGTTGTGGCTTCCGAAACTCGATCCAATCTCCAAAACAATTTGCAAGCTTCACGACAACCTCAGCTAAGCGAGTGTGGAATTCACACAACTCATCAAAACCAGGGATCTTTGTTTGGGCCTAGGTCCATCTTTGTTTGGTCAAACTATGCTCCTCTTCTTTGACCTGCTACTTTTGGTCATCAACAATAAGATATTAATTACTTGATAGGAACTATCTGTACCAACGCCGGATGTTTATATATTTGCTAGTACTCATCACTATCCATTTAATCTCCAAAAATAACTGTATCACATCCACAACGCAAGAAGAGAGCACAAATCTTGAGTGCGCATTTTGCAGTTCCCAAACTGCATCAGGCCAGCTTAGTGCGATTGCATTCTAGTCACGTAACTAGTTCTGATAACCCAAAATTCTCAACGCCGTAGTAAAATTTTTCCATCCCTAGAGCTATAGGATGTGAATGTTAATCAGAtgactgtttttttttattttgagaaaTCAGGTGATTAATTCTACTTAGACAACATAATTTTGTCCAACCGCACTATACGATTTCATCTTCACTCATCAACCAAACAATAGTCGTCCTTTCGTGCAAGCTAGCATCCCCTTCTTATTATATAAACTCTTTCCACTTTGTCCTCCAAGACATACAGACTCCGCGATGCCAACCAGAGATTCTACTACCTCCATGCATGTAGTAATTTGCCTTTTATTTATAGAGAATACGCATGGTTGTGGGCAGATCTAGATGCAGCAGAACGAGATACCTGGCAAGTATAGATGTTTGGGGCTAAGAGGCATCAGGGCAAGGATGACTCAGAGTTTGAAGAGCACCACATGCCTGCGTGCTAAACTTGTGGCGCAGGGCGACAGGGTGCAGTTGCAAGGTGGCTCTTCCGGAGCTGCACGGCGACAACGTCCCGGAGCGTAATGCTGCTCTCATGATCATCCAGTTGAGCGTATTCAGTCCATTCCAGCTCACTAGCTAGAGGCACAACTGTGCGGTCCAGGATTGATTCTAAATGTCATCCTGTTGATTCCGCACTCGGAGTGGCATAGTCTTGCATTTTCGAATGTCGATGAACTCTTGAATGACCAATTCATGTCACTGTGTTTTTTTCATCTGTATCTAATTTTGAACTGTTTATGTATATTGTAAATCTAAATATACCATatatgagattttttttaaaagaaagagGACATTGATGAGGTTCCATATATATATGTGATGATATTATATTATGTTTAGTTCTTACTTTTACAAGTGCATCGAATTTTTCTTGTGGTCGTCCGTTAACAATGGCAATAACTCAGTTGGAACTAATCACTTGTTGAATTCTCATTTAGTGAAGTCCATACAAGATCGTACTTGATGATTCCTGTTGCACTGGTTTCAGGTCAGCGATTTGGAGCATGGATTTCTTGCATTCTTATTTAGTGAAGAACACAAATCTGGAGCATAGATTTTGCAATTCCCAAATTAATTGCATCAAGCTTAGTGCAACTGCAATCTAGTCTAACTAGTTTTGTTCACCCAAAATTCTCAATGCAGTAGTGGAAATTGTTCCTCCCTCTAGGATGcatatattaatcatgtgactAATTGTACTAATACATCACTAATTTGTCCAATGACATCATACTATTTCGTCTTCACTCATCAACCAAGTAATTGTGCTTTTATTATTCGGCGCAATTATGAAGGGTTTATTATTCCAAATGTACATCCCCTAAAATGTTGCAATAGTTTTAACCTTGACTTGACACCGCCTCTCCGTTTCCAAATGTCAATGAACTCTTGAAAGGAAAATTCATGTGACTAAGTTTTTACCCGTTTTTATATTGCCATTTTGAGCTATCAAGCATATTACTAATTTAAAAATATCATATATgagattctttttttaaaatcaTTGAGCTTCCCTTGATATATACGTGAAGATATTACTTTTAGTTCTTTCTTTTACAAGTGCACAAAATTTTCCTTGTGGTACCCCGAATGGACATAGCTCAGTTGGTACTGATTACTTTCTTGCATTCTTATTTAGTGAAGTCCATACAGATCGTATTTTGGTGATTCCTCACGGTAGAAAACTGactattagtcccggttggtagggagcaaatctcccgaaaaacCATCTAGGATAAATCAATCGAGAtaaaaagggggtcttttgtcccgggtcaaccaaccgggactaaagacccccttttatcccggttggttttggACTAAacgatttttcaaaaaaaaagatttctatctcaaaaaaaaaattagaaattcccaggaggccccccacacgtgcaagtcacaagtcacgcgatttttcacacgaaatatgagcgtgcgcggtccgtgggattcgaacccatgacctcaagcctcacAAGTAGCTTctttgccatcccacctacacaacgCATCTacctatataggggatgcaatccttttgtattaactcgtgggggacccttttatctcggttggaaacaccaactgggataaaagactcCATTTTatcccaaccgggataaaagggtcggagggctttagtcctttttcagccacccgtggggggccctttttatcccggttggtgttcgagggttttagtcccgggtggtaacaccaaccgggattaatgggggatctttagtcccagttggtcttaccacccaggactaaagggtccacACGGGTGGCTGATATtttcatccgggactaaagggtctcccATGGGTGGCTGTTttttgacccaggactaaaaggggcctttagtcccggttgcaaataccaaccgggagtaaactgtGGCGTACCCCTTTTCTCCCAagcctactttaaaccgggataaaaggggacgtATGGAAGTTGCACTGGTTTTCAGATCAGTGTTTGTTCTGGTTTTCAGGTCAGTGTTTGTTATGGTAATCTCTGTCCCTGCAACTCTTTTTCAGGATGTATTTGAGAGGACTCATCAGGAGCATTCGGATTGGTAATGAGTTGGTATTGGATATTCGAGATGCTCGGAGAGTAGCCCAGAACTTCGCTATTTGTGTTGTATTGCTGTCAGACATTCTTTGTTGCCATGGGACAACCAGCTTTTGAAGATCCATGCTTGAGTGATGTGTACACTTGGAAATGAAAAGATCCTTGAAGTACATCCTTATTCTATCGATATGGTTTTTTTTTCCGATTACGTTTACTTGTATTTATATCTTCATTCTCCAGTGGTCTAACTATAATATGCAGAGTGTCTGTACTAGCTCTATGCAGTcacgttgcaaaaaaaaaaatgtgttcTGGTTTATAATTTATTAACAATAAACATTCTCCAGTGGTTTATAATTTATATTCTTCAAATTGCAATCTGCTCATCGATGTCGTCTAAGCTGAGTGTGGAATTAATGTAGAAACTGAGCTTTAGCTCATTGCGAGGGTTACAAGGTTGGATCCTCCTGCTGAGTTTATCATTATCAAATTTGCAGAATAAGGGAATAATGATCTTCATCTGAAAAACAATAGATACATTCCACACAGCCGCTTGCGTCGTCCCAGGGGGCGACCCGAGCGGaccaccgccgcgcgcgcccccagCTCCTCTACCCTGTTCCTACAACTCGCCGCCACTGGAGCGCACCGCCAGAAGCCCACGCGGGCGCAAGGACGCTGGCGGTGAGGCCTCCTCCCGCGCATCTTCCTTGTCCCCCAGGCCATCGTTCCCCATTGGAAACCCTAGCGTcaccacccctcctccctcccccttcTCGATGTCTCCAGAGCTGGCCCGCCGGATGCCCGTGCGGCAGCTAGGAGGGCGCGGCAGCGGAATCTTCCAATTCGAGCTGCTCTAGCCCGGATCTGGGCTGAGGTGGGAGAGGGCGATTTGCCCGCAGTGGCAGCGGCGAAGGCCGCGCGTGGGCGTGTGACCTACGACCGCAGCATGGGGTGAGGTGGCCTACGGCATGGGCGGCGGTCCTCAGCGGCCGCGCGCGGGCGATGGCCTGCGGCGGTGTCGGCGACGGCCCTCCAGCGTCCCTGCGAGCGGATCTATCCGCCCATGGTCGTTGGTGTTCCGGAGGGTGGTAGCAAGCTaccggcggtggtggtgtcGGCCGGATTTGGGCGACATGGCTGCTGGTCAGCTTCAGCCTGCGACAGTAGCAGGACCTCGTGCTTGGGCTCATCATCTCCACCCTGGCGGCCGGGTCCTTGCCGGAGGCCGGCGCTCCTCACCCAACCTTTGCGTCTTCGATGCCTTCTATGGTGTCAGCTCCACTATGCGGGGCGGCCCGGCAGGTTTGGTCACAACAATGCCACAGATGTCTTGTTAGGGTGATGATGTGGTTGTGCAGGAGCTACGGGCGAAAGCTTTACCCGATTGGTGTCGGTGTTAGCAACGACGACGTCAATTGGGCATCGTTTCCCTCCGTTGAGGTGTTTGTTGTGAGGCTCTCTGCAATGTCAATGGTCTTACAGGTGAAAACCTTAATCCGGCTTGCTGGATGGGCGGCGATGGCGTCTTCGACGTTgtgtccttcttggaggcatCGTCTTGGAAGTCCTTTGGCCTGACCTTCATTACCTAAGACGGGGTCTGTTGTGCGAGCGATAGAAGACAAGTATTCCAAGTCCAGCATCAAGTTTCTAAGCAGACGAAAGATGTGATGACTTGGCGACGCATGAAGACAACGCAAGGATGAAGCATGGACGAATAAGAAGAATGAAGCTGAGTCTTCTAGCTATTTTCTTTGTCTTAGAGTTTTCTTTCTTGTGTTTTGAGCTCCTCATTGTTTGAGGACGAGAGTCAAACTCTTTGTAACCTTTGGCTGTATATGTCCACCATGTAGATATAGTAGGTCGGATTttatccttaatctaaaaaacaAGGTTGGATCCTCCTGGTCCTGAGTTCGATTCTCGAGTTCAGCGATTTTCTGCTTGGTTGATTCAAGGGTGGAGTTAGCCTATTTCTAGCCTCCAATGAAGGCCGGGGCAGTGGCAAAAACTTTAAGgccctttttttaaaaaaaaagtgtggaATTTACTGAGATCATCAACCCAGCCGGGGTATCTATAGAATTCACCGAGATCATCGAACCAGCCGGGGTATCTATAGATGAATGTGTCTTTTTCAGCAATCAATTGGTAGAAAATTTCTAACTTGATAGGAAAAATATGAACCATCCCGGATGCATATGTATTTATCATTAGCCACTTAATCTCCGAAACTACTGTACCGCATCCACCATGAAAGAACAAACAGCACCAATCTGGAGCACGCATTTCGCAGTTCCCAAATTGCAGGCGCTATCAGTGCGACTCCAATCTAGTCACGTACCTAGTTTTAATCACCCAAAGTTTTCGATGCAATAGTATAAATCAGGagactgttttttttctttgagagGTCATGCGACTAATTGTATTACTCCATACTTTCTTGTCTGTACTCATCAACCAAACAACTGTTGTGAAAGCTAGAATCCCCTTCTTGCATTAACTCATTCCATTGTGTTTATTTATAGAGAAGTAAAAATGGTTGTGTGCAGATGGAGATGCAGTAGAATGAGATGCCTGACAACTAGACACAAGAATACAGATGTTTGGGACTGAGAGGCACCTGGGAAAGTATTACTCAGAGTTTGAACAACACCACCTGCTTGTGCAGGCATCAATGGCGGCTGCGCCATGGGGCGACCGCGAAGATCCGAGGTGGCTCTTCCAGAGCTACACGCGGCATGCCATCTGGTTGGGCGTCATGGCCATCTGGTTGACCATCAGACCATGGTCATAGTCAACTCCAGCGCTAAGCTAGGGTCACAACCGCAATCAAGAGTAGATTCTAAATGTCTTGTTAAAATATTGCAAGCTTTGCATCTTCACTTTGGCTTGACACACTGCCTCGCCATTTTCGATATAATAATGTCGATGAGCTCTCCAAAGGCCAGTTCATTTTATTAGTATGTTTTAATTTCTTCCATTTTATTGAACTATTTGTATTGCTAAGTAGTAAATACATCATTTATTGGGAGAACTTCTAAAAAAGCACTGAGCTTCCATCGATATAATACGTTTTTCTACTTTTACAAGGGcatcatttttttccttgtgaTGTCCCGTTTATCATATATGGCAAGAACTCGTGATGGTCGGTATACTAATCCCTTTGATGCATTCTTATTTATTCCATACAGATACTACTTCATTTCATCACTTATACATATAACTTTGATAGTTTGTGCAAATAATGTCCCATGTGTATTAAATCGATCCGTTCCCGCCATTTCCACATGCGCTTGCAGGCAGTCAGCATAGCCACCTGTAGAAATTAAAGGCTACTCCATtataaattactatttattttagcttttctagtttTGCATCTACCTACAAATGggttttaggatggagggagtagtaatttAGGCCGGAGGAAGTACCTACAAATGGTTTTTGCAATGGTGTCCATACGGCATACGTACAATTTGCAAACAGGAAAGGTCTTTGCTCAAGAGATAACTTTTCTTCCTATGGCATATGGCTTTCTAAATATTTTCTCAGAATCTCAAGGATTCTCATAGACCCCATAATATGCTATATGATTGGCTAGGTTTGCATCTTAATTAGTTTAATACTAGGTGAATCTTTTTTCTCGTGTGATGTGAAGATGACATGACATGGCATGATAGACTCATTCTTCATTTACTATTGTAAAAACAATTTAGACGTGTGTCATGTTATCTTTCTTTTAGGAACGGACAAAGAGTTTCTCCACCCCTACTCCCTTCCAGGTGGACTATAGCAACCAACCGGCTCTTGAAAATAGATTTACAGGTATGGTCCATGTTTCGATCCTCTCCTGAAAATATGGGTAATTTTCAGGGGCCGTCTGCAACATGGACCGCCCCTAGAAAATGAGTATTTTCAGGGGTGATACATGCTACTGTCCACCTTGAAAATGGGCCGATTTCTAGAAGCAAGCCACCTTATGAAATATGACGGGTCATAAGTGGCATGCTTCTAGAAATAGTTCCATGCATATAAATTTGTAACTTGAATATAAGGGAAAATTTTAGCAATAGTTTTCCCGCATCTCATGCTTAGTTGCCATATCGGTCAAAAATAGTGGCCAATCGGATTTTGGATGAAGACACCTTTATATCCAAAGTATAGAACGTGATGAGATCTAAAACTTCATAGTTcatctttttttaatttgatgGTCCAAAAAACCGTTAGATTTTTTacattcaaattttgaatttttcaaatgacCTCAATGCAAACTAATTCTAATAAAAGTTATCATGCTCAATGAGATCTAAAGTTTTGTAGTTacaagttttcaatttgagATCATTTAGGATTCCAAATATTCAATATAAAGTTTAGCGAAGTTAAAATACAAAAGAATAGATATGCTATATGATCATATGTGATCAGATCGGAGGTTGAACCTCTACAAACATGCATATTTCACGCAAAAATCCACTAACTTTTTGCAGTGCGGTACGggatatttttttgtttttgttgttttctattttttcctgATCTTTTTGAAATTGAATTTTAGTTGCGACTCATGTTGTGGGCCATCCATAGAAATCAATTTATAGAGAAGTGCGACTGCAATCTAGTCAACTAACTAGTTTTGATCATCCAAAATCATCAATGCAGTAGTGGAAATTGTCCCTCCCTGTAGGATGTGTATTAATCAGGTGACTTCTTTTTTGTGAAATCAGGTGACTAACTGTCCTTAGACATCACTAACTTATCCAACCACACCATACTATTTCGTCCTCACTCATCAACCAAACAAGTGTCCTGTTGTGCAAGCTAGCACCCCCTTATATTAACTGTTTCCCCTATTTGTCCTCCAAGACATACAGATTCCATGATGCCAATGCAACAAGAGATTCTACCACCTCCATGTAGTAATTTGTGTTTATTTATAGAGAAATACGGATGGTTGTGACTTGTGGGTGCATCTAGATGCAGAAAAATGATATGCCTAACAAGCATAGAGATGTTTGGGATAGAGAGGCATCAGTGCAAGGATTATTCAGTGTTTGAAGAGCACTACATGCTTGTGTGTGCAAGTCAGAGCGTGGAACATTGGTGTAGTTGCGAGGTGGCTCTTCGAGACTTGGTGATTGCTGTTCCACTGGACAGTCGAGGCATGATATGCTTGAAGCAAAGACAGCTAGAGTTTAGATGCATCAACGCAAACAGTAGCAAAGGATGAGCACTAATAAGCACGCCAGTCCATTGGTATGAAATAAATGTGCAAGGGTGTAAAAAAGAGTTAATTGAGGGCATCACTGTAAGAGAAaagtcacaggctcacagcaaGGGCAAAAGTTACCAATGGgtgtgaaaaaaaatcatgtgtcGTGCGAGTTGCGAGGACAAAATCATGAATAAAACTTGAGTGGGGGGGATGTGATAAAAGATTGAGCATAACTGCATAGTGCTAAAATAAGAGGTACGTGGGTACATTTGCAGGAGGAAGACAAAGATGGATCAATAGTAAAGCCACAGGGATCTCTTTATAAGAATTCCGATGATTGCAGGGGGCAAGGAAGAAGCGCCCAGGAGCATACATGTAAGGAACCAGGGACCGGCACGCGAAATGTCAAAAAAATTGGACCTTTCCTCAATTTGTGCGTGTCATCCATGCGCAGGGCCATGCTAATCTTCTCTGTATCATTCCAAGTTGAGAGGGGGCGTCTCCGAAGAGACGACTCAAGTGCCAGCGCCCCGAGTTATAAAACGTGCTTTATCTCCGTGATTAGTTGATGTGGGACAAATTGAAAACTTTAGGTAGCTTCTCTGTGAATGGGCCGGCTTCGCTTAGCAATTAACATCCATCACCCACAGCCCAGCCCGTCGAGACATCCATCCTATTGGGCTGTGGGCCGTTCATCCCAGCCTTTCGTTAGAAAATTTGTGGTAGGAGATGCAATTCCTGTCAAAGTGTCAATGTCATCATCGTTAAAAAAAACATGGCCTCACAAAAAAGGAACTTGGCAGATGCACAAAGGTCCTCACCAGAAAGGCAGATTTCGTAGGCTGACAAGTGACGTGGACGGTGACACGTAGGACCCCCTCCTGGCACCTGGCAGCCTCTATTTTGATCTCCATGTGTGTGTGGCCTCCATCTCGCGTCGGAGCTCTGCCGCTCTTGCCGCCACATAGCCCAAGATGAGCCACAGAAGCgtctcctcctcatcttcaccATCAAGATTcgccaagaagaagagaggagaagaagaccTCAAGCTGCCAAGTGGAGAACATTCGAGCAAGCAGCGGCAGAGATACCTCGCGCGCGCAAGCTTTCCTTCCCAGCTAGCTAGCGAGCCATGGCGGCGCTGGCTCACCAGGTGGGCGCCAACCAGCCGCCGCTGCTCTCATCCCCGGCCCGCCTCCCACGGAGCAGCAATGCGAGGCTGCTGGtgctcccggcggcggccgcgtcccTCGGCGGACGCGGCGTGAGGCTGGGCGCGCggagggccgccgccgtcgtcgtccgggCGTCGTCGGAggcgaaggcggaggcggagaccaagacggagggcggcggaggcgaggaggaggaggagcgcccgTACGAGGAGTACGAGATCACGATCGAGAAGCCGTACGGGCTCAAGTTCGCCAAGGGCCGCGACGGGGGCACATACATCCAGGCCATcttccccggcggcgccgccgagaaGACCGGCCAGTTCACCGTCGGCGACAAGGTGCTCGCCACCAGGTTGGTCCGTCCCACCGTACAATACTTCTGTTGCTGCTGATGCCTGCCTTTGGAAGCATGTCAAGCATCAACTGATCAAGAAACGATTTCGTTGTGCCGATGAACTGATCGCAGCGCCGTCTTCGGGGATGAAATCTGGCCGGCGGCAGGGTACGGCCAAACCATGTACAGCATCCGTCAGAGGTCCGGCCCTCTATACATGAAGATGGAGAGAAGGTTTGGTAAGAACAAGTCGCTGCATCCGTTTTGCATTAGGTTTGCCCATCTCTCGTTTTTCTCTGAACTTCTGAAGTCTGAAGTAGGAGCATCAAGTAAAACTAGAAAAGTTAGTTGCTATGAGTTATGATTCTTGGTTTCATTCATCTTTGCAAGATAGATAGATGTGACTGACAATTGTTGTCTCAATAATCCATGCTAATTGCTAATTGGATTCAGGTAAGTGGGATGGTGCTGGTGAGCTCTCCGAGAAGGAGATCATAAGAGCTGAGAGGAACTCTGGAGTGGTCAGCGGCAGGGTGAGGGAGATCCAGGTGAGTGCACACATCACAAGCATGAATTCTGAGTCTTCAGGTCTCCTGGCCCAAATGCGTGAATTGATCGTAGATAACTCATTGTTTTTTGCTCATGCAATGTCTGAAAAACTGCGTGCAGTTGCAAAACTACCAGAGGAAGATGGAGCAGAAGATGCAGAGGGAAGAGGACCTCCGCACGGGGCTCAGGCTGTACAAGTCAGTGAAATGATTCTTCAATTGCGGATAGTGCTATGACATTGCTTCAATTTGAAATCCATTTGACTTCTGAAAACTTCAGGGATGGGAAGTATGAGGAGGCATTGGAGAAGTTCGAGTCAGTTTTGGGATCGAAACCGGAGAGCAATGAGGCTTCCATTGCCAGCTACAATGTTGCCTGCTGCTACTCCAAACTCGACCGGGTTCGATACTTATCTAATCTCTCACTATGCATAGCATGTCTGCTACTGAATACTCATATGAGCATTCCTCTGCCCAGATACAAGCAGGGCTTTCTGCATTGGAAGACGCCCTGAAAGCAGGATATGAAGACTATAAGGTAACTAGAGAATAGCTCTGTTGCCACATGAGAATCAATGGTTCCTAACTAGTGACACACATCTTATTTTAATTCCTACAGCGAATCCGCACCGACCCGGATCTCGAAAACTTGAGGAAATCGGAGCAATTCGATCCCCTGATGAAGAACTACGACGAGTCGTTCATCAACGAGAACGCCCTCAATGCCATCAAATCCTTGTTCAGATTCGGCAAGAACTGAGCAACTGAAACATGGTAGCAGCAGCAGGCAATGCCACTCTTGTCTGGTCTTGCAGAGCCTACTGTGCTAAGCTCATGCCCGTACAGTTCGTTCCCCTCTCCAGTAGGTTGCGGTTCACACCTGTAGCTTAGCAATTCTTGGTGAGACATGTACTTAACCATTTGATGAAGATACAGTATGTAATTCCAAATGACGCATCTGCGTGTGTAAAGGCAAATGTGCAGTAGCTGTGCTTGTTAAGGTATGCCAAATATGTTAAGCATGAACCAAAAGGCGAATATATTTTTCGATGAACGCATGAAACGACTATTGACAAGTTGTTTCTTGGTTGCTTTGGCTGTTTGGTTTCAGATAGTTTAAAATGTCTGAAAACCATCAGTTCATTTTGGTTCACCAATTTAGACGTGGTCTGGCAGCTATGGATTTACAAGGTCTGAAAATTAAGTGTTCCCTACTGTACAGGGATATAAAAATGTAAGTACCTGATGATCCAACGATAAGTACATATGGGAGCTACACTTACAGCTAGGAATACCAACATCTATTCAAACAAAACATCAGGTTGCTACACTTTAAGCTAACCATCTGGATACTATGACCTGAAAATATTAGATCATATGATAAACCAATTTATGTTGCATGTTCATCACACCAGGAGTTGTCAGATAGAAAGATATCAGCAATTTATTAGTCTAAAAAAACTGTGTTTTTAATCAATTGTACAATCAACATGCAATCATCAACCTGACGGCCCAAGAGAAAAGGCCAACCTTGGCATGTAGGCCTGACAAGAGCTATTTGCCGGGGGATTCATATAAATTTTTTCTTGAAACCCCCAGCAGATCATCCTTGCCAAAACAAGGTCCTCTGTTACATATCATGTTAGCTGTCCACTTGGATTATTAGCATGCTATTCTTTGCTTTCGAGAAAAGTATTGTGGAACATAGCTTTCGTTCATATTTAGTGAACAATCAGATACCAACCACCAGCTAGGTTGAACAGTCTAGTTCCCTCAAAATCTTGG from Setaria italica strain Yugu1 chromosome II, Setaria_italica_v2.0, whole genome shotgun sequence encodes the following:
- the LOC101771404 gene encoding protein MET1, chloroplastic, yielding MAALAHQVGANQPPLLSSPARLPRSSNARLLVLPAAAASLGGRGVRLGARRAAAVVVRASSEAKAEAETKTEGGGGEEEEERPYEEYEITIEKPYGLKFAKGRDGGTYIQAIFPGGAAEKTGQFTVGDKVLATSAVFGDEIWPAAGYGQTMYSIRQRSGPLYMKMERRFGKWDGAGELSEKEIIRAERNSGVVSGRVREIQLQNYQRKMEQKMQREEDLRTGLRLYKDGKYEEALEKFESVLGSKPESNEASIASYNVACCYSKLDRIQAGLSALEDALKAGYEDYKRIRTDPDLENLRKSEQFDPLMKNYDESFINENALNAIKSLFRFGKN